A single Natranaerobius thermophilus JW/NM-WN-LF DNA region contains:
- a CDS encoding cell wall hydrolase, whose product MLRVSKVLVVCLLVSGLLFTSLGGGQVQAASETHTVSSGETLWRISQWYDVSLEDLRSVNNIWHNYIYPGQTLTIPSGQETETKESSNEIQETETEGSNSESQDTESESSWRRLDISSYERDLIARIVYSEARGEPYEGQVAVASVVINRVLDNRWPNNVEGVIFEPLAFTPVHNGQFWLTPNQTAYDAVEDALKGWDPSDGATFFYNPITATSSWIFTRTTIKQIGSHVFAY is encoded by the coding sequence TTGTTACGAGTTTCAAAAGTGCTAGTAGTTTGTCTGTTAGTCAGTGGGTTATTATTCACATCCTTAGGAGGTGGCCAAGTTCAGGCAGCTTCTGAAACCCACACAGTATCTTCCGGGGAAACTCTTTGGAGAATTTCCCAGTGGTATGATGTATCCTTGGAAGATTTGAGAAGTGTAAACAACATATGGCACAATTATATTTATCCTGGACAAACTTTAACAATTCCATCAGGTCAGGAAACTGAAACCAAGGAATCCAGTAATGAGATTCAGGAAACTGAAACCGAGGGATCTAATAGTGAGAGCCAGGACACTGAAAGTGAATCTAGTTGGCGCAGACTAGATATATCTAGTTATGAACGAGACTTAATCGCCCGTATAGTTTATAGTGAAGCCAGGGGAGAACCCTATGAAGGGCAAGTAGCTGTTGCCTCAGTAGTTATCAACAGAGTTCTCGATAATCGATGGCCAAACAATGTAGAAGGGGTAATATTTGAACCATTAGCATTTACACCTGTTCATAATGGCCAATTCTGGCTAACACCAAATCAAACTGCCTACGATGCTGTAGAAGATGCACTCAAAGGTTGGGATCCCAGTGATGGAGCGACCTTCTTTTACAATCCCATCACCGCTACATCAAGCTGGATTTTCACTAGAACGACAATTAAACAAATTGGAAGCCATGTATTTGCCTATTAA
- a CDS encoding DUF378 domain-containing protein codes for MDRVALILMIIGAINWGLIGFFGFDLVANLFGGQLAPLSRIIYGLVGLAGLYSISLLVRDREQV; via the coding sequence ATGGATAGAGTAGCTCTTATACTGATGATTATTGGAGCCATTAATTGGGGGCTTATTGGCTTTTTCGGTTTTGATTTAGTTGCTAACCTATTCGGAGGTCAGTTGGCTCCACTAAGTAGAATAATATATGGCCTTGTCGGGTTAGCAGGTTTATATTCAATTTCATTGTTGGTTCGAGACAGAGAACAAGTTTAA
- a CDS encoding coenzyme F420-0:L-glutamate ligase, whose translation MTADNPNKTMAGKPLTVTVNNQKFMRKAIKTHFITTQDSYLDIIHKYVGPIHRENDILAVSEKVISVTQNRLVYKSHIRVGTLAKILSKFVHVTPAGKGVGNPYKMQVAIESAGVLRILIGALLAAITRPLGIKGIFYKVVGNEVWAIDGFNDLAFDYYDDKGVLTPENPTEICNVIQNELGIKTIIVDANDINVEILGKSQGVYLSDDTIKQILQDNPAGQSNEQTPFILVREVE comes from the coding sequence GTTAACAATCAAAAATTTATGCGTAAAGCCATCAAAACACATTTTATAACTACCCAAGATAGTTATTTAGATATTATTCATAAATACGTAGGGCCTATTCATCGGGAAAATGATATTTTAGCCGTAAGTGAAAAAGTCATTTCCGTTACACAAAATCGTTTAGTTTATAAGTCCCATATCAGAGTTGGTACACTGGCTAAAATACTGTCAAAATTTGTCCATGTTACTCCTGCCGGTAAAGGTGTAGGTAATCCTTATAAGATGCAAGTAGCCATAGAATCAGCTGGAGTTTTACGTATCTTAATAGGTGCTTTATTAGCAGCAATTACTCGGCCCTTAGGTATCAAAGGAATATTTTATAAAGTGGTAGGTAATGAAGTTTGGGCAATAGATGGATTTAATGATCTGGCCTTTGACTATTATGACGATAAAGGAGTCTTGACGCCTGAAAATCCAACTGAAATTTGTAATGTAATTCAAAATGAACTTGGAATTAAAACTATTATAGTTGATGCCAATGACATTAATGTGGAAATACTTGGTAAATCTCAAGGTGTATATTTATCTGATGACACTATCAAACAAATCTTACAGGATAATCCGGCTGGTCAAAGTAATGAGCAAACTCCCTTTATTCTGGTTCGAGAAGTCGAATAA
- a CDS encoding PH domain-containing protein, translating into MRSNTNQPGIQSVEGHSSNQEQLMRNNYFFYPKKSFGWLSLLLLTLLFAFLSWVAFLSYRITGGLGALVSIGIFIILAICGILLLIWFFNMKYELSGDKLVLHFGPFAYQIDLYLVNEVEIKSLVPSLGIGVIVPGFAQWVNSYRGEGKIFMCSTRAMKDIVLIRTKSGIIGISPQNEAEFIEEINKRVQFIRLLEPE; encoded by the coding sequence ATGAGAAGTAACACTAATCAGCCTGGCATACAATCCGTAGAAGGTCATTCCAGCAATCAAGAACAATTAATGAGAAATAATTATTTTTTTTATCCTAAGAAATCTTTTGGATGGTTATCACTTTTATTGTTGACATTGTTATTTGCGTTTTTAAGTTGGGTTGCATTTCTGTCTTATCGAATTACAGGAGGACTAGGTGCATTAGTATCCATTGGAATTTTTATTATCCTTGCTATATGTGGCATTCTATTGTTAATATGGTTTTTCAATATGAAATATGAACTTTCGGGAGATAAATTAGTATTACATTTTGGCCCTTTTGCTTACCAAATTGATTTATATTTGGTCAATGAGGTGGAAATCAAAAGTTTGGTTCCTTCTCTAGGAATAGGTGTGATAGTTCCGGGTTTTGCCCAGTGGGTCAACTCATATCGCGGCGAAGGTAAAATTTTCATGTGTTCAACTAGGGCAATGAAAGATATAGTGTTGATTAGAACAAAAAGTGGAATCATTGGTATAAGCCCACAAAATGAAGCTGAATTTATTGAGGAAATCAATAAAAGGGTACAGTTTATTCGACTTCTCGAACCAGAATAA